One stretch of Arachis hypogaea cultivar Tifrunner chromosome 20, arahy.Tifrunner.gnm2.J5K5, whole genome shotgun sequence DNA includes these proteins:
- the LOC112783844 gene encoding LIM domain-containing protein WLIM2b, which translates to MSFIGTQQKCKACEKTVYPVDQLSADGTAYHKACFRCSHCKGTLKLSNYSSMEGVLYCKPHYEQLFKETGSFTKNFQSSAKLADKATPELTRSPSKAASMFSGTQEKCATCGKTAYPLEKVTVEGQAYHKSCFKCSHGGCPITPSNYAALEGILYCKHHFSQLFKEKGSYNHLVKSASIKRAATSVPDS; encoded by the exons ATGTCTTTCATTGGCACCCAGCAAAAGTGCAAGGCTTGTGAGAAAACTGTGTACCCTGTTGATCAGTTATCTGCTGATGGCACTGCATACCATAAAGCTTGTTTTAGATGCtctcattgcaagggaactttaaag CTGAGCAACTATTCATCAATGGAAGGTGTCCTATACTGTAAGCCTCATTACGAGCAGCTCTTCAAGGAGACGGGCTCGTTCACCAAGAATTTCCAGTCAT CTGCTAAGTTAGCTGACAAGGCAACTCCCGAGCTG ACAAGGTCCCCTAGTAAAGCTGCTAGCATGTTTTCTGGGACACAAGAAAAGTGCGCTACATGTGGCAAAACTGCTTATCCGTTGGAAAAG GTAACAGTGGAAGGGCAGGCATATCACAAATCATGTTTCAAGTGTTCTCACGGCGGCTGTCCCATAACGCCGTCGAATTACGCAGCCCTCGAGGGCATTTTGTATTGCAAGCACCATTTCTCCCAGCTTTTTAAGGAGAAAGGCAGCTATAACCATCTTGTTAAGTCAGCATCGATCAAACGGGCAGCGACCTCTGTTCCAGATTCTTAA